The sequence ATAACTAATGTAATGTCGGTATGAAGTTCGCCTAAATTAcataatactaaaaattttgCTTAAGGTATGAAAGacgaatattattttttttattattcttttcaaGTATGGATTTTGCGTTAGTTTAGAAACAtgagtttaattaatttatagattgcTGATGGGGGTTTAATTTCTCAAATGTTGATGGACTCAAATCAATAAACCATATTGTATGATAttagattaagaaaaattatataagtttataaactATTTGTATCTAAGTTATACCATTATATACATCTTATTCTCTAtagttcaaatttcaaaaatgattatgtattaaaaacttttgacaAACTTCATGTCATTTTGGAATCTAACTATAATATTTGATAAGAAAATATTGTACTTTAAAAGAAGGAAGTCAAGAGTCAAGTTTTTGTATACAGAATATATTAAAGTGATACTTATATTGAAATCTACAGTCAACATTTAGTTCCcagaataaaatatttatacacTACGAATTAATACTATTCCTAATAATGaaattcttataattttaattagcattatttaataataaaatcatgaattaaaacattattttggtgttttgaCTATGAccaaaaagtttatattattcTCCTATATACAGTAATAAATTTTACAtcttatctctttcttttgactGGCACCAGTGTTGAAAACATTCTCTCTTTATCCCAATTCTATTTAAACAAACTCTAGCATTATATTTTTCACATATccaacaaaccacaaaaactcaaaaagagagagagagagatcaaactAAGAGAGTGACCAtggcaagaaaaaaaataaaacttgcgtGGATAGAGAATGACAACTCAAGAGTCATACGTTCGAAAAAAAGGAGGGAAGGGTTACtgaaaaagatagaagaagtaACTATATTGTGTGATGTTAAGGCGTGTATCATCATGTTCAGCCCTGAGGAGGATTATCCAATGGTGTGGCCATCTCTTAAGCAGGTTCGTGACCTCCTAGACGATTTCTTTGCCTTACCAGAgatcgagaagaagaaaaaagagacgAGTCTCCAGTCATACCTGAAAGAGAAGACTAAGAAGGTCCACGAGCAACTGATGAAAACTCATAAGAAGAACCAGAATTATGCCATTGATCAGATGATGTTGCAACTACATCGTGGTCGTAGTATTGCAGATCTTGACTTAAATGAGATCTATGCATTGATATCTTTCTCAAAGGATAATGTCATGCTTCATAGGAAGAAGCTACATTTCGTGCAACATTCTCCTCTTCGAGATCCACCTGATCCTTTATTTGAAAGGAAATTTGAGGAGTTTGAGACCACTACGAATGGTGTTTTTGCAAGAGGTCGTCAAGAAGATGAGAGAGCTTGGAATACTAATGAAGCAATGAAAGAGATTAACATTAATGCTGCAATACCGGGGAATCAACAAAGTTGTTACTTGATAGATCAGTGGTTTCCATTCCAAGGAAATAATATCAATGGATTGGAGATGGAGCCGATTGGAGCTCCTGTGATATCTTTCCATGGTTTGGTTGGGTCGGTTTCTCAACCACTGCAACATCATAACACCAACAACAATCCAACTATGGCTATGAGTCAACCCAACCAATGCCCGTTTGATTTCATGAATCCTGAGTTTGGGGTCAAAGATAAAGGAAGCATTGTTAACAATGGCGACTCACAATTTCAAAGAAGGAGCAACACTATAGAAATCAGTAATGATATTCGTAGAGAGTCACCGGCTAAGGAAGCAACCGATGGGGAAGATAATGATATGATGTGATGCTGATTGATATCAATAAGGTTTGGTAAGAGATTAATATTTCTAGACTTTTATAGGTGCTACTACTATATATGTTGGTATGAAAATTTTCAAGTTatgtttgtttatcttttttagGACTATGGAGattatgaaataattttatttgtcattctaaaattatgtctttgtttgtttttgtttggaataatggaaatttaaatgattttttcttgtcattttagtttataatgatgttccaacttttattattattattttgtcaaaCAAGAATATTCATTCAATCAAAACGTTAAAAGAGTGAAGTTCATAcaacatgatatatatacatgaagctaaaatattacaatagcaacaaaataacattaaatttacattttaataatttatttagattAAGAATGTTTAATCACTTCATGATTATTGTTATACAAcataattttaacatttaagtataaattgttttttaatatttatatttataaaatatataatgatattataaactgttaattaatttaatcggTTAACCCATTGACCCGAGAGGCAGTCCGGTTCGGGTTTAAAAAGATTGGTTTTTGAGGACGGAATCATGGCGGCAAATGTTTGAAAAGGCGGGATGATGACACGTGGACTCGCCTCCATCTGACGGTAAGTCTTGAAAGAATCTCAAGGTCAAAATCGTCTAAAAACATTTCTGCGTTGTCCTCATCATCTTCAGGACTCGCCAGTcgccactctctctctctctctctagaagtTTCGAGAATTTACGTTTTCTCTCAGTATCCTCCGATAGTAGCTCAACTATTTTCCGGCGACCGACTTCCGATTCTTGCTCTCGCACTTCAACCTGAAGCTTTTGGTAAGCAAAATTTGTCACTCCTGATACTATCCGCTGAACTCAGATTTCTaggttttgttattgtttcgGTTCATGGCTTTGTATCCATAGGGATCTGTAGATCCGATACTCGATTTTGCGAAATCGGAAAACATTTGTTGCTAGAGATTTTGGGAATAGCTAGGGTTACTAATTTTGTGCTTCATACTATATAGCGTTTTCAGTTTTTGATTCATTGCTGTTGCTAGATACTTGCTAGCTTAATAACGCTGCGTAttcattgatttgatttgaGCTATCAAACTTTTATTGTTGCAGACGAAACATCACAATGTCAGATCCAAAACCGAATCCTGAGAATGACGAACTAGGAGGTGCTGATGCCAAGAACTCACAAGTTCCATTACCCAAGGACGATACTGCAGTTCAAACCGTTGTTGGATTGATACTACAGCCGTATACAAAGACCCATAAGTTCTGGGAGAGTCAACCTGTTGTGCAGCTTAATGATGATATCAGGGGAGCTAGTTTGCCTGAAGGCCCAATAGAGCCCGCAACTTTGGTATCTAAGGTCAAGCAAGGGCCGTATAACCTTCCTGGTCAATTCGAATGGACCACATGCGATTTGAACTCTGATGATATCTGTTCAGAGGTGTACAACTTTTTGAAAGGAAACTATACTGAATATGTGCACCCTGCTGATTACTCCAGAGAGTATATGAGGTGGGCATTGTGTCCACCTGGTTATTACCAGAGCTAGCATGTTGGAGTCCGTGTCAAGACCTCGAAGAAACTTGTTGCTTTCATCGGTGGCCTGCCAATAAGAATCAGGGTGCGTGATGAGGTTATTAAAATGGCAAAGATCATTTTCTTGTGTATTCACAAGAAGCTCAGGTATAAGGGACTTGCTCCTGTCATGATCAAGGAGCTGACTAGAAGGGTTCGCTTG comes from Camelina sativa cultivar DH55 chromosome 19, Cs, whole genome shotgun sequence and encodes:
- the LOC104767833 gene encoding floral homeotic protein PMADS 1-like; the encoded protein is MARKKIKLAWIENDNSRVIRSKKRREGLLKKIEEVTILCDVKACIIMFSPEEDYPMVWPSLKQVRDLLDDFFALPEIEKKKKETSLQSYLKEKTKKVHEQLMKTHKKNQNYAIDQMMLQLHRGRSIADLDLNEIYALISFSKDNVMLHRKKLHFVQHSPLRDPPDPLFERKFEEFETTTNGVFARGRQEDERAWNTNEAMKEININAAIPGNQQSCYLIDQWFPFQGNNINGLEMEPIGAPVISFHGLVGSVSQPLQHHNTNNNPTMAMSQPNQCPFDFMNPEFGVKDKGSIVNNGDSQFQRRSNTIEISNDIRRESPAKEATDGEDNDMM